A region from the Gossypium hirsutum mitochondrion, complete genome genome encodes:
- the rps3 gene encoding ribosomal protein S3: protein MARKGNPISVRLEKNRSSDSSRFSEYYYGKSVYQDLNLRSYFGSIRPPTRLTFGFRLGRCIIIHFPKRTFIHFFLPRRPRRRLKRREKTRPGKEKGRWWTFGKVGPIGCLHSSDDTEEERNEVRGRGAGKRVGSTRLDDREKQNEIRIWPKKKQRYGYHDRSPSIKKNLSKSLRVSGAFKHPKYARVVNDITFLIKNDDSFRKTKLFKFLFPKKSRSDGPTSHLLKRTLPAVRPSLNYSVMQYLLNRKNQIHFDPVVVLNHFVAPGVAEPSTMGRANAQGKSLDKRIRSRIAFFVESSTSEKKCLAEKKKRLTHFIRLANDLRFAGTTKTTISLFPFFGATFFFLRDGVGVFKNLFFEDAREREKLLGQLRIKCWNLMGKDKVMELIEKFINLGGIEELIKGIEMIIEIIILRKTIIPYGYNNSYLNEVKKMQSLLSNRTNTNTLIESVKIKSVYQSASPIAQDISLQLRKKTRSFRSIFRKIVKEIPLVMKKGVSGIRICCSGRLKGAEIARTECGKYGKTSRNVFNQKIDYAPAEVSTRYGISGVKVWISYSKKKGGRAISKTYEI, encoded by the exons ATGGCACGAAAAGGAAATCCGATTTCAGTAAGACTTGAGAAGAATCGTAGTTCAGATTCAAGTCGGTTCAGTGAG TATTATTATGGTAAATCAGTGTATCAAGATCTCAATCTGAGATCTTATTTCGGTTCGATACGTCCACCTACGAGACTCACCTTTGGCTTTCGTCTCGGTAGGTGTATTATTATACATTTTCCCAAAAGAACATTCATTCATTTCTTTCTTCCCCGTCGACCACGACGACGACTGAAACGACGCGAAAAAACCAGACCCGGAAAAGAGAAGGGCCGGTGGTGGACATTCGGGAAAGTCGGGCCGATCGGGTGTCTTCATTCAAGCGACGATACAGAAGAAGAACGAAACGAAGTGAGAGGCCGGGGGGCAGGGAAAAGAGTCGGGTCGACCAGGCTCGACGACCGGGAGAAGCAAAACGAAATCCGGATTTGGCCGAAAAAGAAGCAACGCTATGGATACCATGACCGATCACCATCGATAAAGAAGAATCTTTCTAAATCACTTCGGGTCAGCGGGGCCTTCAAGCATCCGAAATACGCCAGGGTTGTAAATGACATAACTTTCCTGATAAAAAATGACGACTCTTTCAGAAAAACGAAGTTATTCAAGTTCCTTTTCCCAAAGAAGTCCCGCTCCGACGGCCCGACGAGTCATCTACTTAAAAGGACCCTCCCCGCAGTGCGCCCCTCCTTGAATTATTCGGTCATGCAATACTTATTGAATAGAAAGAACCAAATTCATTTCGACCCCGTCGTAGTTCTCAATCATTTCGTGGCACCGGGCGTGGCTGAACCATCTACGATGGGGAGAGCGAATGCACAGGGAAAAAGCTTAGATAAGAGAATACGTTCTCGCATCGCTTTTTTTGTAGAAAGCTCGACCAGCGAGAAAAAGTGTTTGGCCGAAAAAAAAAAGAGGTTGACCCACTTCATTCGCTTGGCGAATGATCTTCGCTTCGCGGGAACAACAAAAACCACCATCTCGCTCTTTCCTTTCTTCGGGGCTACCTTTTTCTTTCTAAGGGATGGGGTTGGGGTGTTTAAAAACCTTTTTTTTGAGGATGCCCGGGAAAGGGAAAAACTCCTAGGTCAATTAAGGATCAAATGTTGGAACCTCATGGGCAAGGATAAGGTAATGGAATTGATAGAAAAATTCATAAACCTAGGTGGGATAGAAGAATTGATAAAGGGAATAGAGATGATAATAGAGATCATCATACTGAGAAAGACAATAATTCCGTACGGGTACAACAACTCTTATTTAAACGAAGTAAAAAAAATGCAATCTTTGTTGTCTAATAGAACAAACACTAATACCTTAATTGAGTCGGTCAAAATAAAATCTGTTTATCAAAGTGCTTCTCCGATTGCTCAAGACATCTCTTTGCAACTGAGGAAGAAAACAAGATCATTTCGTTCCATTTTTAGAAAAATAGTGAAAGAGATTCCATTAGTAATGAAAAAAGGGGTTTCGGGGATCCGTATATGTTGTTCAGGTCGATTAAAAGGCGCAGAAATAGCTAGAACTGAATGCGGAAAGTATGGAAAAACATCTCGTAATGTATTTAACCAGAAAATCGATTATGCTCCTGCGGAAGTATCTACTCGTTACGGAATATCAGGTGTCAAAGTGTGGATTTCTTATAGTAAAAAAAAGGGGGGACGTGCTATATCCAAAACGTACGAAATATAG
- the rpl16 gene encoding ribosomal protein L16 (start codon not determined), translated as VLYPKRTKYSKYRKGRCSRGCKPDGTKLGFGRYGTKSCKAGRLSYRAIEAARRAIIGQFHRAMSGQFRRNGKIWVRVLADLPITGKPTEVRMGRGKGNPTGWIARVSTGQIPFEMEGVSLSNARQAATLAAHKPCSSTKFVQWS; from the coding sequence GTGCTATATCCAAAACGTACGAAATATAGTAAATATCGTAAAGGCAGATGTAGTAGGGGTTGCAAACCGGATGGTACAAAACTTGGTTTTGGAAGATATGGCACTAAAAGTTGTAAAGCTGGTCGTCTTTCATATCGAGCCATTGAAGCAGCGCGTCGGGCTATAATCGGACAATTTCATCGTGCTATGAGCGGACAATTCCGAAGAAATGGTAAGATATGGGTAAGAGTTCTCGCGGATCTCCCTATTACCGGGAAACCTACAGAAGTCAGAATGGGAAGAGGGAAAGGAAATCCTACGGGTTGGATTGCTCGTGTGTCCACGGGACAAATCCCATTTGAAATGGAAGGTGTGAGTTTGTCAAATGCTCGACAAGCCGCTACATTAGCGGCGCATAAACCATGTTCGTCAACCAAGTTTGTTCAGTGGTCGTAA